The following proteins are co-located in the Pseudodesulfovibrio alkaliphilus genome:
- the dnaE gene encoding DNA polymerase III subunit alpha — protein MAEFVHLHVHSEYSLLDGAIRIKDLLSRAKDLGMPAVAVTDHGSMFGAVTFYTEALAMGIKPIIGCEVYVAPGDVDDEHAHESKDKSGGYHLVLLAKNRTGYRNLIKLVSIGFLEGFYYKPRVSKHLLKRYADGLIALSACLAGEVPRTLMNEGLKAGVAMARQYEAIFPGNFYLELQDNGIAEQNRLNELLIKCAGETGLPLVATNDCHYLTAEDYEAHDTLLCIQTQTTVDAEKRFRMDTRELYFKTPEEMETAFAHVPEAIANTQRIAERCNVEIELGSYYFPHYELSAGVADINEEFEKLSREGLRKRLETIPYPVDEAVYWKRLDYELGVIIEMGFPAYFLIVQDFINWAKDNRIPVGPGRGSAAGSIVAWALRITNIDPLPYDLLFERFLNVERISMPDIDVDFCERRRLEVVKYCADKYGHDRVAQITTFGTMKTKAVIKDVGRALGMTFGETDRIAKLIPEDPGVMAKLLGVDKAKISVPNAVKAVVELDDMVATDTRVAKLIDISTRLEGLCRHASTHAAGVVISDRPMTEFLPLYKGKKGEIVTQYDMKKVEKVGLIKFDFLGLRTMTVIEDCLDIIREQGKAAPDLDTLPLDDPATYEIFARGDTDGIFQVESSGMRKYLRMLRPNCFEDIIAMLALYRPGPLGMGMVDEFIKRKHGEVAVSYPHPSLEDTLKPTYGVMVYQEQVMATAMIIANYSLGEGDLLRRAMGKKIAEEMAKQRARFLEGARENKIDKAVADHIFDTMEKFAAYGFNKSHSAAYALISYHTAYLKAHFPVEFMAALMSTEMNNTDKIVMYINACRDMEITVKQPDINAGQARFSVMGGDILFAMAAIKNVGEEAINEIVAERESGGPFHDIFDFCERINLRRVTKRVLESLIKAGALDCFSCSRAALLEDLERAVAYGQKKAKEKDSGMISMLDMLGTSSAQTAHTPACSDCEEFDDREKLQMEKEVLGFFLSGHPLLAYRHELARLRTATLEDCKAMPNGAEVRVAVIIPDYKRFVTRKGDPMAFCSAEDLTGSGEITLLPNVFAEAREKLDADRPLLVQGRIDLREEPGHEEAPKAAKILAEKVIFLADAVQGSDQPVSLWIGERNAVTPHLDALKAILKRYPGTTAVNLGVITRDSVVNMRLGNGWQVHPGREFWKDVEAWQNGDALRQGE, from the coding sequence GTGGCCGAATTCGTCCATCTTCACGTCCACAGCGAATACAGCCTGCTCGACGGCGCCATCCGCATCAAGGACCTGCTCTCGCGGGCCAAGGATCTCGGCATGCCTGCCGTGGCCGTCACCGACCACGGCTCCATGTTCGGGGCCGTGACCTTCTACACCGAGGCCCTTGCCATGGGCATCAAGCCCATCATCGGCTGCGAGGTCTATGTTGCTCCGGGCGATGTGGACGACGAACACGCCCACGAGAGCAAGGACAAGAGCGGCGGCTACCATCTCGTGCTGCTGGCCAAAAACCGGACAGGCTACAGAAACCTGATCAAGCTCGTCTCCATCGGCTTCCTCGAAGGGTTCTACTACAAGCCGCGTGTCAGCAAGCACCTGCTCAAGAGATACGCAGACGGCCTCATCGCCCTTTCTGCCTGTCTGGCCGGGGAGGTCCCGCGCACGCTGATGAATGAGGGGCTCAAGGCGGGCGTGGCCATGGCCCGCCAGTATGAGGCGATCTTTCCCGGCAATTTCTACCTCGAACTCCAGGACAACGGCATCGCCGAACAGAACCGGCTCAACGAGCTGCTGATCAAATGCGCCGGGGAAACCGGCCTGCCCCTGGTGGCCACCAACGACTGCCACTACCTGACCGCCGAGGACTATGAGGCCCACGACACCCTGCTCTGCATCCAGACCCAGACCACCGTGGACGCCGAAAAACGCTTCCGCATGGACACCCGCGAGCTGTATTTCAAGACCCCGGAGGAGATGGAGACGGCCTTTGCCCATGTGCCAGAGGCCATTGCCAACACTCAGCGCATCGCCGAACGGTGCAATGTCGAAATCGAACTCGGCAGCTACTACTTCCCTCACTACGAACTCTCCGCGGGCGTGGCAGACATCAACGAGGAGTTCGAGAAACTCTCCCGCGAGGGGTTGCGCAAGCGTCTCGAAACCATCCCCTATCCCGTGGACGAGGCCGTGTACTGGAAACGGCTCGACTATGAGCTGGGCGTCATCATCGAGATGGGGTTCCCGGCCTACTTCCTCATTGTCCAGGACTTCATCAACTGGGCCAAGGACAACCGCATCCCCGTGGGACCGGGCCGGGGCTCGGCCGCAGGCTCCATCGTGGCCTGGGCCTTGCGCATCACCAACATCGACCCCCTGCCATACGACCTGCTATTCGAACGCTTTCTCAATGTCGAGCGCATCTCCATGCCTGACATCGATGTGGATTTCTGCGAGCGCCGCCGCCTGGAGGTGGTCAAGTACTGCGCCGACAAGTACGGCCACGACCGCGTGGCCCAGATCACCACCTTTGGCACCATGAAGACCAAGGCAGTCATCAAGGACGTGGGCCGCGCCCTGGGCATGACCTTTGGCGAGACCGACCGCATCGCCAAACTCATTCCCGAAGACCCGGGCGTCATGGCCAAGCTGCTGGGTGTGGACAAGGCCAAGATCAGCGTCCCCAACGCGGTCAAGGCCGTTGTCGAGCTGGACGACATGGTGGCCACCGACACCAGGGTGGCCAAGCTCATCGACATCTCGACCCGCCTCGAAGGCCTGTGCCGCCACGCCTCCACCCATGCGGCGGGCGTGGTCATCTCGGATCGGCCCATGACCGAGTTTCTGCCGCTCTACAAAGGGAAAAAGGGTGAAATAGTCACCCAATACGACATGAAGAAGGTCGAAAAAGTCGGCCTTATCAAGTTCGACTTCCTTGGCCTGCGCACCATGACCGTCATCGAGGACTGCCTGGACATCATCCGCGAGCAGGGCAAGGCCGCCCCTGATCTCGACACCCTGCCCCTGGACGACCCGGCCACCTACGAGATCTTCGCCCGCGGCGACACTGATGGCATCTTCCAGGTGGAGTCCTCGGGCATGAGAAAATATCTGCGCATGCTCCGGCCCAACTGCTTTGAAGACATCATCGCCATGCTCGCCCTGTACCGGCCCGGCCCCCTGGGCATGGGCATGGTGGACGAGTTCATCAAGCGCAAGCACGGCGAGGTGGCCGTCTCCTATCCGCATCCCTCCCTTGAAGACACCTTAAAGCCCACGTACGGCGTCATGGTCTACCAGGAGCAGGTCATGGCCACGGCCATGATCATCGCCAACTACTCTCTGGGCGAAGGCGATCTGCTGCGCCGGGCCATGGGCAAGAAAATCGCCGAGGAAATGGCCAAGCAACGAGCCCGCTTCCTTGAAGGCGCAAGGGAAAACAAGATCGACAAGGCCGTTGCCGACCATATCTTCGACACCATGGAGAAATTCGCGGCCTACGGATTCAACAAGTCCCACTCCGCAGCCTACGCGCTCATCTCCTACCACACCGCCTATCTCAAGGCCCATTTCCCGGTGGAATTCATGGCCGCGCTCATGAGCACGGAAATGAACAACACCGACAAGATCGTCATGTACATCAACGCCTGCCGCGACATGGAGATCACCGTCAAACAGCCCGACATCAACGCGGGCCAGGCACGCTTCTCGGTGATGGGCGGCGACATTCTCTTCGCCATGGCCGCCATCAAGAACGTGGGCGAGGAAGCCATCAACGAGATCGTGGCCGAGCGCGAATCAGGCGGTCCGTTCCACGACATCTTCGATTTCTGCGAGCGCATCAATCTGCGCCGCGTCACCAAACGGGTTCTCGAATCCCTGATCAAGGCCGGGGCGCTCGACTGCTTCAGCTGCTCGCGGGCCGCCCTGCTCGAGGATCTGGAAAGGGCCGTGGCCTATGGCCAGAAAAAGGCCAAGGAAAAGGATTCGGGCATGATCAGCATGCTCGACATGCTCGGCACCAGCAGCGCACAGACCGCGCACACCCCCGCCTGCTCCGACTGCGAAGAGTTCGACGACCGCGAAAAACTCCAGATGGAAAAGGAGGTGCTCGGCTTCTTTCTCTCCGGCCACCCCCTGCTGGCCTACCGCCACGAACTGGCCCGGCTGCGCACCGCCACCCTGGAAGACTGCAAGGCCATGCCAAACGGAGCCGAGGTGCGCGTGGCCGTCATCATCCCGGACTACAAGCGCTTCGTCACCAGAAAGGGCGATCCCATGGCCTTCTGCTCCGCCGAAGACCTGACCGGCTCGGGCGAGATCACCCTGCTGCCCAACGTCTTTGCCGAGGCCCGCGAGAAACTCGACGCCGACCGCCCCCTGCTCGTCCAGGGCAGGATCGACCTGCGCGAGGAGCCCGGCCACGAGGAGGCCCCTAAGGCCGCCAAGATCCTGGCCGAAAAGGTCATCTTCCTGGCCGACGCGGTCCAGGGCTCGGACCAGCCCGTGTCCCTGTGGATCGGCGAGCGCAACGCCGTGACGCCGCATCTCGACGCCCTCAAGGCCATCCTCAAACGCTACCCCGGCACCACCGCCGTCAACCTTGGCGTCATCACCCGCGACTCGGTGGTCAACATGCGCCTTGGCAACGGCTGGCAGGTCCACCCCGGCCGCGAATTCTGGAAAGATGTCGAAGCCTGGCAAAACGGCGACGCCCTGCGCCAGGGGGAGTGA
- the queD gene encoding 6-carboxytetrahydropterin synthase QueD has protein sequence MAGKWRLTITRDFSASHQLRNYGGKCERMHGHNFGVEVVVEGDRLDEKVHYLMDFKELKRLTGAVLDRLDHRHLNEVEYFTELNPSSENLAMFIYRELKGSLPRHVRLAEVSVSEKDSSKATYWEE, from the coding sequence ATGGCCGGAAAATGGCGGCTGACCATCACCCGGGATTTTTCCGCCTCGCACCAGCTGCGCAACTACGGCGGCAAGTGCGAGCGCATGCACGGCCACAACTTCGGCGTCGAGGTGGTGGTCGAGGGCGACAGGCTCGACGAAAAGGTTCACTACCTTATGGACTTCAAAGAGCTCAAGCGGCTGACCGGGGCCGTGCTCGACCGTCTCGACCACAGGCACCTCAACGAGGTCGAGTACTTCACCGAGCTGAACCCCTCATCCGAGAACCTGGCCATGTTCATCTACCGCGAGCTCAAGGGCTCCCTGCCGAGACACGTCCGGCTGGCCGAGGTCTCGGTGTCCGAAAAGGACTCGTCCAAGGCCACCTACTGGGAGGAGTGA
- a CDS encoding hybrid sensor histidine kinase/response regulator yields the protein MRIPSRLVITSVFAGLVVVLAALIIVSSALTSRTVLSRHARTIMENIASYTIDKAQSHLIPARQAARLTRGLSRTNIVSSRDTDSMVAYFYEQLYLYPQFSGIYFGSKDGEFIMASRYNLIAPGGYYTKIVRIDGLRRSVEQIYKAADGSMIRRQFDPTDTFDPRTRPWYTRAHTANALAWTDPYIFFTSQKPGITTANPVYDGNGEFVGIIGVDIGIEELSTFISKLNVSENGLAFIMSRSGDIIAYPEMDKLRRADGADRSRLTRITELDDPVGREAFLSLGLPPDNLHLEEPVFTSFALNGERYNAMFAPFSDSEWPWVIAIYMPEDDYLGAIKTNSTQNILIALVAVVIALAMGLLVASKLSRAREMAEGADEAKSHFLARMSHEIRTPMNAMLGAGELLAETRLNGDQRRYVAIYQSAGEHLRELVRDVLDLSRFESGRFRLECTPFNLRSTIDKACALFTLEARNKGLDLHCRFEPGTPEHLMGDPTALRQVLVNLMSNAVKFTRQGSVILGVRCVEAPAAKDEAGNETVLLEFSVSDTGIGIPADKQALVFERFSQADGSTSRKYGGTGLGLAICRTLVRHMGGDIALRSAPEAGTAITFSVRLALDPSGGIRETPTPPRPPRPDSEPRRILLVEDDERNRLLFTLFLKDIPHSLDTAENGEEALRKHFAAPYDLILMDIEMAGMDGYQTTQAVRARERETGLPEVPIVAVTAHALTEAETKSRMHGCTGFLAKPVTKAALRETVERHLGEGFGEAAD from the coding sequence ATGCGCATACCCTCGCGACTCGTCATCACCTCCGTCTTCGCGGGGCTCGTTGTTGTCCTCGCCGCCCTGATCATCGTCTCCTCCGCGCTGACCTCGCGGACGGTCCTCAGCCGTCATGCCAGGACCATCATGGAGAACATCGCCTCCTACACCATCGACAAGGCCCAGAGCCACCTCATCCCCGCCCGCCAGGCCGCCCGGCTGACGCGGGGCCTCTCCCGGACAAATATCGTCAGCAGCCGCGACACCGACTCCATGGTGGCCTACTTCTACGAACAGCTCTACCTCTATCCCCAGTTCTCTGGCATCTACTTCGGCAGCAAGGACGGCGAGTTCATCATGGCCTCGCGCTACAACCTGATCGCCCCGGGAGGATACTACACCAAGATCGTCCGCATCGACGGCCTGCGGCGCAGCGTGGAACAGATATACAAGGCCGCCGACGGCTCCATGATCCGCCGCCAGTTCGACCCGACCGACACCTTCGACCCGCGCACCCGGCCCTGGTACACCCGCGCCCACACGGCGAACGCCCTGGCCTGGACCGATCCCTACATCTTCTTCACCTCGCAAAAACCCGGCATCACCACGGCCAACCCGGTCTACGACGGCAACGGCGAGTTTGTGGGCATCATCGGCGTGGACATCGGCATCGAGGAGCTCTCCACCTTCATCTCCAAGCTCAATGTCAGCGAAAACGGCCTTGCCTTCATCATGAGCCGCTCAGGCGACATCATCGCCTACCCGGAGATGGACAAATTGCGCCGAGCCGACGGCGCGGACCGCAGCCGACTGACCCGCATCACCGAGCTGGACGACCCGGTGGGACGCGAGGCGTTTCTGTCCCTTGGGCTCCCGCCCGACAACCTGCACCTGGAGGAGCCGGTCTTCACCTCCTTTGCCCTGAACGGCGAGCGCTACAATGCCATGTTCGCGCCCTTTTCCGATTCCGAGTGGCCCTGGGTCATCGCCATCTACATGCCCGAAGACGACTACCTGGGCGCCATCAAGACAAACAGCACCCAGAACATCCTCATCGCCCTGGTGGCGGTGGTCATCGCCCTGGCCATGGGGCTGTTGGTGGCCAGCAAACTCAGCCGGGCCAGGGAGATGGCCGAGGGGGCTGACGAGGCCAAAAGCCATTTCCTGGCCCGCATGAGCCACGAGATACGCACTCCGATGAACGCCATGCTCGGCGCGGGCGAACTGCTGGCCGAAACCCGGCTCAACGGCGACCAGCGGCGCTACGTGGCCATCTACCAAAGCGCGGGCGAGCATCTGCGTGAGCTGGTCCGCGACGTACTTGACCTTTCACGCTTCGAGTCCGGGAGGTTCCGACTGGAATGTACGCCCTTCAATCTGCGCTCGACCATCGACAAGGCTTGTGCGCTCTTCACTCTGGAAGCGAGAAACAAGGGGCTCGACCTGCACTGTCGTTTTGAGCCGGGCACCCCGGAACATCTCATGGGCGACCCCACGGCGCTGAGACAGGTGCTGGTCAACCTCATGAGCAATGCGGTCAAGTTCACCCGGCAGGGTTCGGTGATCCTCGGGGTTCGGTGCGTCGAAGCCCCGGCGGCCAAGGATGAGGCGGGAAATGAAACCGTGCTCCTCGAATTTTCGGTCAGCGATACGGGCATTGGCATACCGGCCGACAAGCAGGCCCTGGTCTTCGAGCGGTTTTCCCAGGCCGACGGCTCCACATCGCGCAAGTACGGCGGCACCGGCCTTGGGCTGGCCATCTGCCGCACCCTGGTCCGCCACATGGGCGGAGACATTGCCCTGCGCAGCGCCCCTGAGGCGGGCACGGCCATAACCTTTTCCGTGCGCCTGGCCCTGGACCCGTCCGGCGGCATTCGCGAAACGCCGACACCCCCCCGGCCGCCCCGACCGGACAGCGAACCAAGGCGTATTCTGCTGGTGGAGGACGACGAGCGCAACCGGCTCCTCTTCACCCTCTTCCTCAAGGACATCCCCCACAGCCTCGACACCGCCGAAAACGGCGAAGAGGCCCTGCGCAAACACTTTGCGGCCCCCTATGACCTCATCCTCATGGACATCGAGATGGCAGGCATGGACGGCTACCAGACCACCCAGGCCGTCCGCGCCCGCGAGAGGGAGACCGGGCTGCCCGAGGTGCCCATCGTGGCGGTCACGGCCCATGCCCTGACCGAGGCCGAGACCAAGAGCCGAATGCACGGCTGCACGGGATTCCTGGCCAAACCCGTGACCAAGGCCGCCTTGCGCGAAACCGTGGAGCGCCACCTGGGGGAAGGTTTCGGCGAAGCGGCCGACTGA
- a CDS encoding sensor domain-containing diguanylate cyclase — protein sequence MTVKTKLLLALSVILLASFTATSVINYTVTRDSIREELINSSLPLTGKNIYSEIHSAMMRPILVSSSMANDTFLKSWVTDGERDPLDIVRYLEELRGKHGFLTAFFVSASSDKYYYNRGILKRISPRDSHDVWYYAFVGTGKEYDLVVDTNQAEDNRLTIFINFRVEDAQGRLLGVTGVGVSMDNAITLLEDARQAYGRNVFLTDQDGLVQVHTDRTRIQRMYITETPGIAAVAAGILEPHENARSFEYDHDGDHILVSARYLPEFEWHLIVEQDEGAALASARNNLIRTLSVGLGASLLIISLCVVTVNHFQARLERMAKTDPLTGAANRRALTKRFDLARYRAARHTMPFSVIVIDLDEFKAINDTLGHIEGDRVLKAVASAIARTLRPTDLLVRWGGDEFLILMDGAAEEAEVVAERVRAAMPAAPSGKPISFSCGIAQFRDGDDLNSLTQRADEAMYKAKTTGSHCDTDDRA from the coding sequence ATGACGGTCAAGACCAAGCTGCTCCTCGCCCTGTCCGTGATCCTGCTGGCCTCCTTTACGGCCACCAGCGTCATCAACTATACGGTCACGCGTGACTCCATCCGCGAGGAACTGATCAACTCCTCCCTGCCGCTCACGGGCAAGAACATCTACTCCGAAATCCATTCGGCCATGATGCGGCCCATTCTCGTCTCCTCGTCCATGGCCAACGACACCTTTCTCAAAAGCTGGGTGACTGACGGAGAGCGGGACCCCCTGGACATTGTCAGATACCTGGAGGAACTGCGCGGCAAGCACGGCTTCCTCACGGCCTTCTTCGTCTCGGCCAGCTCGGACAAGTATTACTACAACCGGGGCATCCTCAAGCGCATCAGCCCGCGAGACTCCCACGATGTCTGGTATTATGCGTTTGTCGGCACGGGCAAGGAATACGATCTGGTCGTGGATACCAATCAGGCCGAAGACAACAGGCTGACCATCTTCATCAACTTCAGGGTGGAGGATGCCCAGGGTCGGCTGCTGGGGGTCACTGGCGTGGGCGTGAGCATGGACAACGCCATCACGCTGCTTGAAGATGCCCGCCAGGCCTATGGCCGCAATGTCTTCCTCACCGACCAGGACGGGCTGGTCCAGGTGCACACCGACCGAACGCGCATCCAGCGCATGTATATCACCGAGACTCCGGGCATTGCCGCCGTGGCCGCGGGTATCCTCGAACCCCATGAGAACGCCCGCTCCTTCGAGTACGATCACGACGGCGACCACATCCTTGTCTCGGCCCGCTACCTGCCCGAGTTCGAGTGGCACCTCATCGTGGAACAGGACGAGGGGGCCGCCCTGGCCTCGGCCCGCAACAACCTCATCCGCACCCTTTCCGTGGGGCTTGGCGCATCCCTGCTCATCATTTCCCTGTGCGTGGTCACGGTCAACCACTTCCAGGCCCGGCTTGAGCGCATGGCCAAGACCGATCCCCTGACCGGCGCCGCCAACCGCCGCGCCCTGACCAAACGGTTCGATCTGGCAAGATACAGGGCGGCACGGCACACCATGCCCTTCTCGGTCATCGTCATCGACCTTGACGAGTTCAAGGCCATCAACGACACCCTGGGCCACATTGAGGGCGACCGCGTCCTCAAGGCCGTGGCCTCGGCCATCGCCCGCACCCTTCGTCCCACGGACCTCCTGGTGCGCTGGGGCGGCGACGAATTCCTCATTCTCATGGACGGAGCCGCCGAAGAGGCCGAAGTTGTGGCCGAGCGCGTCCGCGCCGCCATGCCCGCCGCTCCCTCGGGCAAGCCCATCTCCTTTAGCTGCGGCATCGCCCAGTTCCGGGACGGCGACGACCTCAACTCCCTGACCCAGCGCGCCGACGAGGCCATGTACAAGGCCAAGACCACCGGCAGCCACTGCGACACGGACGATCGGGCCTGA
- the dtd gene encoding D-aminoacyl-tRNA deacylase, whose product MRLILQRVTEASVRVDGALVGEIATGLAALVGFGREDESLPGSPVWNKLLDKLIGLRVFPDDQGRFNRSLADIQGGLLLVPQFTLYADCRKGRRPSFTDACPPGIAAALFDRLAADARTCAPGPVACGVFGADMRLALTNWGPVTITLDSDML is encoded by the coding sequence GTGCGCCTGATTCTCCAGCGGGTCACAGAGGCGTCCGTTCGCGTGGACGGCGCACTGGTGGGCGAGATCGCCACCGGCTTGGCGGCGTTGGTCGGTTTTGGCCGCGAGGACGAATCCCTGCCCGGCTCCCCGGTCTGGAACAAGCTCCTCGACAAGCTCATCGGGCTGCGCGTCTTCCCGGACGATCAGGGCCGTTTCAACCGCTCCCTGGCAGACATCCAGGGCGGGCTGCTCCTGGTCCCCCAGTTCACCCTGTATGCGGACTGCCGCAAGGGGCGCCGCCCTTCCTTCACCGACGCCTGCCCGCCCGGCATCGCCGCCGCCCTCTTCGACCGTCTGGCGGCAGACGCACGAACCTGCGCCCCCGGCCCCGTGGCCTGCGGCGTGTTCGGTGCCGACATGCGCCTTGCCCTGACCAACTGGGGTCCGGTGACCATAACCCTTGACTCGGATATGCTCTGA
- a CDS encoding SLC13 family permease, whose amino-acid sequence MDASGDFAAYAWSRVPLVLLFAGGYLVYQLMAATRLTDAFVTWALRRSGGRAPAILLYVIGVAAILSSFIPNAVTVLALLPVLKRLDEGFARQGAGGMSTVLMCSAIYGAAIGGTGSMIGSPANAVLFGALDIFNVPGRQGITFFSWFLWSVPLVVMLVAAAWGVVAVLGLPTGARRVVVRLACVGEECAATDRQRYGGILFWLYMGFWVLESVAREVWPWFAEAAPWVCLAFTVLFVYLLFVRPAPGSEAGQGPLLRPRDLLTAVPRRGLLFILILTALFAAVRWLGWDRWLVVAAGRLAVGDMPGELIFLLMVLAVIFLTEVLSNTAVVAAFFAIAHFAASAHGLDPLPLMLGVSVASTCAFMTPIASPTNALAFGEMRGASLWGMLGLGLVLNLVAAVILAGWLGWVLPLIY is encoded by the coding sequence GTGGACGCATCCGGCGATTTCGCGGCATATGCCTGGAGCAGGGTTCCGCTCGTCCTGCTTTTCGCGGGCGGGTATCTGGTCTATCAGCTCATGGCAGCCACGCGGCTGACAGACGCCTTCGTGACCTGGGCGCTGCGGCGCTCGGGCGGGCGGGCGCCGGCCATCTTATTGTATGTAATAGGCGTGGCCGCCATCCTTTCCTCGTTCATCCCCAACGCCGTCACCGTCCTGGCCCTGCTGCCCGTACTCAAGCGGCTGGACGAGGGCTTCGCCCGGCAGGGAGCCGGGGGCATGTCCACGGTGCTCATGTGCTCGGCCATTTACGGGGCGGCCATCGGCGGCACGGGGTCTATGATCGGCTCCCCCGCCAACGCGGTGCTGTTCGGCGCTTTGGACATCTTCAACGTGCCGGGGCGTCAGGGCATCACCTTCTTTAGCTGGTTCCTGTGGTCCGTGCCCCTGGTGGTCATGCTGGTGGCCGCGGCCTGGGGAGTGGTCGCCGTTCTGGGGCTGCCGACCGGAGCCCGGAGGGTGGTCGTGCGTCTTGCCTGCGTGGGCGAGGAGTGTGCGGCCACCGACCGCCAGCGCTATGGCGGAATCCTCTTCTGGCTCTACATGGGATTTTGGGTGCTGGAGTCCGTGGCCCGCGAGGTGTGGCCCTGGTTTGCCGAGGCGGCCCCGTGGGTCTGTCTGGCCTTTACCGTCCTGTTCGTTTATCTGCTCTTCGTGCGTCCGGCGCCCGGCTCGGAGGCCGGGCAGGGGCCGCTGCTGCGGCCGCGAGACCTGCTCACAGCCGTGCCCCGGCGCGGCCTGCTCTTCATCTTGATCCTGACCGCGCTTTTTGCCGCTGTCCGCTGGCTCGGCTGGGACCGCTGGCTGGTGGTGGCCGCCGGGCGGCTGGCTGTGGGGGACATGCCTGGGGAGCTGATCTTTCTGCTCATGGTTCTTGCCGTCATCTTTCTGACCGAGGTGCTCTCCAACACCGCGGTGGTGGCGGCCTTTTTCGCCATTGCCCATTTTGCGGCCTCTGCCCACGGGCTGGACCCCCTGCCCCTGATGCTGGGGGTCAGTGTCGCCTCCACCTGCGCCTTCATGACGCCCATCGCCTCTCCCACCAACGCCCTGGCCTTTGGCGAGATGCGCGGGGCGTCGCTGTGGGGCATGCTCGGCCTCGGGCTGGTGCTCAATCTCGTGGCCGCAGTGATTCTGGCTGGCTGGCTGGGCTGGGTGTTGCCGCTGATCTATTGA
- a CDS encoding nucleotide pyrophosphohydrolase produces the protein MDSLNDLKEKMRRFVVERDWQRHQSPKNLVMALTGEVGELVEHFQWMAEDESREIDGERKRAVAREMADVLIYLTRIADELGIDLVAAAHEKCDDNDRKYPKDKFRGEYRRPDQY, from the coding sequence ATGGACTCACTGAATGATCTGAAGGAAAAAATGCGCCGGTTCGTGGTCGAACGGGACTGGCAGCGCCATCAGTCGCCCAAGAATCTGGTCATGGCCCTGACCGGGGAAGTGGGCGAACTGGTGGAACATTTTCAATGGATGGCCGAGGACGAAAGCCGGGAAATCGACGGGGAGAGGAAGCGGGCCGTGGCCCGCGAGATGGCGGACGTGCTCATCTACCTGACCCGCATTGCCGACGAGCTGGGCATCGATCTGGTTGCGGCCGCCCACGAAAAATGCGACGACAACGACCGCAAGTATCCCAAGGACAAATTTCGCGGCGAGTATCGCCGACCGGACCAATACTAA